The following proteins come from a genomic window of Achromobacter deleyi:
- a CDS encoding ATP-binding protein produces MKPAGLSRQIVLSMVALAFGVVLFLILTSYAVFYLADKYWPETITETSEWEVTDVEWVWMILTTVVALVLAAVVALHLARRILVPLNSLANSIRLVANGDLSARADAGDRSLGEASALADDFNALASQLQRMTHERSFWNAAIAHELRTPVTILRGRLQGLAEGVFYPEESLFRSLLAQVEGLSRLIEDLRAVSLAENGHLDLHIQETDLSIEVASVVDFCTHALQASGHRPELDLQAGAVLCDPVRIRQALLALLENVRRHAVPGVVTIRTRLEDEWSILQVEDEGPGIPKEFASQVFTAFRRLQRTDGKDTGSSGGSGLGLAVAAAIAQAHGGRASCHPSAAGGSCFELRWPIALSASDKTADS; encoded by the coding sequence ATGAAACCTGCCGGACTGAGCCGCCAGATCGTGCTGAGCATGGTTGCCCTGGCGTTTGGGGTGGTGCTGTTCCTGATATTGACCTCCTATGCCGTGTTTTACCTCGCGGACAAGTATTGGCCCGAGACCATCACAGAGACGTCTGAATGGGAGGTGACGGATGTCGAGTGGGTCTGGATGATATTGACCACGGTGGTTGCATTAGTGCTGGCCGCCGTTGTCGCCCTTCATTTGGCGCGACGCATCCTGGTTCCACTCAATTCGCTCGCCAACAGCATCCGTCTGGTGGCCAACGGCGATCTGAGCGCGCGCGCGGATGCGGGCGACCGTTCACTTGGAGAGGCGTCCGCGCTGGCGGATGACTTCAATGCGCTCGCCAGCCAATTGCAGCGCATGACTCACGAGCGCTCTTTCTGGAATGCGGCAATTGCCCACGAATTGCGCACGCCAGTAACGATTCTGCGCGGGCGCCTGCAAGGGTTGGCGGAAGGCGTTTTCTATCCCGAAGAATCTCTGTTCCGCAGCCTGTTGGCACAGGTTGAGGGCCTATCGCGACTGATCGAAGACCTGCGCGCGGTCAGCCTGGCCGAAAACGGGCATCTCGATTTGCACATCCAAGAGACCGATCTTTCCATCGAGGTGGCCTCAGTGGTTGATTTCTGCACGCATGCCCTGCAGGCATCGGGCCATCGCCCAGAACTCGATCTGCAAGCGGGAGCCGTACTATGCGACCCAGTGCGCATCCGCCAAGCGCTGCTCGCGCTGCTTGAGAATGTGCGCCGGCATGCGGTGCCCGGCGTGGTCACTATCCGGACTCGGCTGGAGGATGAATGGAGCATCTTGCAGGTTGAAGATGAAGGCCCCGGCATCCCGAAGGAGTTTGCTTCGCAGGTATTTACCGCATTTCGACGCCTGCAGCGGACTGACGGCAAGGACACCGGTAGTAGTGGCGGAAGCGGGTTGGGCCTGGCCGTAGCCGCAGCCATCGCCCAGGCGCACGGAGGTCGTGCGTCGTGCCACCCGTCCGCGGCCGGCGGTTCTTGCTTCGAACTACGCTGGCCCATCGCACTGTCGGCTAGCGACAAGACGGCGGACTCGTAG
- a CDS encoding response regulator gives MSTDTSSLGSYADHQALILIAEDELEIADILQAYLKRAGLRTCHAADGRRALDMHLAMKPDLVLLDVQMPKVDGWKVLAEIRHRGNTPVIMLTAMDQDVDKLMGLRFGADDYVVKPFNPAEVVARTQAVLRRSMAGPTDNGRILRVSPFEIDLDQHVVTVSVDGQPQIVSVTLTEFRLLTHLARAPRKVCTRAELLASCLPEGDSLERTVDSHISKLRKKLEDVGIEGIPVGIRGVGYKLLGAE, from the coding sequence ATGTCCACCGATACCTCCTCGCTTGGTAGTTACGCAGACCACCAGGCCTTGATCCTCATCGCCGAAGACGAGCTGGAGATCGCAGACATCCTGCAGGCCTATCTGAAGCGCGCCGGGCTACGAACTTGCCATGCGGCTGACGGCCGCCGGGCATTGGATATGCACCTGGCGATGAAGCCGGACCTTGTACTGCTTGACGTGCAAATGCCTAAAGTGGACGGCTGGAAAGTGCTCGCCGAAATCCGCCATCGAGGCAATACCCCGGTCATTATGCTGACGGCCATGGATCAGGACGTCGACAAGTTGATGGGGCTGCGCTTTGGCGCTGATGATTATGTGGTCAAACCGTTCAATCCGGCAGAGGTTGTCGCACGCACACAGGCCGTCCTGCGCCGCTCGATGGCTGGCCCCACGGATAATGGCCGGATACTGCGGGTCTCTCCCTTTGAAATCGACCTGGACCAGCATGTGGTCACCGTCAGCGTGGATGGGCAACCCCAGATAGTCAGCGTGACGCTCACCGAATTCCGACTCCTGACACATCTGGCGCGCGCGCCGAGAAAGGTCTGCACGCGGGCCGAATTGCTGGCGTCCTGCCTGCCGGAAGGCGACTCGCTGGAACGCACTGTGGACAGCCATATAAGCAAGCTTCGCAAGAAGTTGGAGGATGTCGGCATAGAGGGCATCCCGGTCGGGATTCGCGGTGTTGGCTACAAACTGCTGGGCGCCGAATGA
- a CDS encoding MFS transporter, which produces MTQFALLWWIADTTGSAAAISAAALAALLPRALLFPVSRALMLRHGLRLPTIIGSLVVALLVPLLMLLMSGERIELWHAYATMALLSALQAFQRSADDGDFSILVPGGLVARGAKRGDAAQRVSLVVAAPLGAFLLHILAPGQVMASAVSTALLGLVPLVCFDGRRKSSHAVRGKGPWEEFRKDASLSWHTQGLRQLCVMLGAMALVTTAAFALMPLLVKDHFGGGAGQFAWLQVLTGMGIGLGRLLMAAMAPRRSVRWVLGGFSVCSVSIVLAAMAPSGLFGVAAAWWVMCGITFAFGVTPVAELLRAATPIHLRRRALSGIMAIVALAAPLGLVVAGGVGEWLGIRAVFVMIGLVGLGTCLAGGLSSSLAALDEQGT; this is translated from the coding sequence GTGACCCAGTTCGCCTTGTTGTGGTGGATCGCCGACACGACGGGGAGCGCGGCGGCAATCTCCGCTGCGGCGTTGGCCGCCCTGTTGCCACGAGCGTTGCTATTCCCGGTGAGCCGGGCGCTCATGCTCCGCCATGGCTTGCGGCTGCCGACCATCATTGGCAGTCTTGTCGTAGCGCTACTCGTGCCGTTGCTGATGTTGTTGATGTCCGGTGAGCGCATCGAGCTTTGGCATGCTTACGCAACGATGGCCTTGCTCAGCGCCTTGCAGGCGTTCCAGCGGTCGGCAGATGACGGTGACTTTTCGATTCTCGTGCCTGGCGGCTTGGTTGCGCGAGGCGCGAAGCGGGGTGATGCGGCACAGCGAGTCTCTCTGGTTGTCGCCGCTCCGCTTGGGGCATTTTTACTTCACATCCTGGCGCCCGGCCAGGTAATGGCGAGTGCCGTGTCGACGGCTTTGCTTGGCCTCGTACCCTTGGTGTGCTTTGACGGGAGGCGGAAGAGTTCCCATGCCGTTCGCGGCAAGGGGCCGTGGGAAGAATTCCGGAAGGACGCTAGTCTGAGTTGGCATACGCAGGGGCTGCGTCAGCTGTGCGTGATGCTCGGCGCGATGGCGCTGGTGACCACGGCCGCCTTCGCGTTGATGCCCTTGCTCGTCAAGGACCATTTTGGCGGCGGAGCGGGCCAGTTCGCCTGGTTGCAAGTGTTGACGGGCATGGGCATCGGGTTGGGTCGCCTGTTGATGGCGGCCATGGCTCCTCGGCGTTCCGTGCGGTGGGTCCTGGGTGGCTTTTCGGTTTGTTCGGTTTCAATTGTGCTTGCAGCGATGGCGCCGAGTGGCCTGTTCGGCGTGGCGGCCGCCTGGTGGGTGATGTGTGGAATTACTTTCGCGTTCGGGGTGACACCAGTGGCCGAGCTGCTGCGGGCGGCGACGCCGATTCACCTGCGGAGGCGGGCGCTATCGGGGATCATGGCGATCGTTGCACTCGCTGCGCCGCTGGGCCTTGTCGTGGCAGGGGGCGTGGGGGAATGGCTGGGGATACGCGCGGTCTTCGTCATGATCGGTCTGGTAGGGCTGGGAACCTGCCTTGCCGGAGGGCTTTCCTCGTCCCTGGCAGCCCTCGATGAACAGGGAACGTAG
- a CDS encoding GNAT family N-acetyltransferase, translated as MIPWNNHDAGGASFRNFPGYLQAGRPCMGNLIRNAMDHAARATLTVSAIAGGIELRDTGKGVNPSTLPFIFDRGFTARQPDGHAGDKTTWGWLPLPGLAVETAGCGAWDSFIKGKAMETITSSRLVLRPFAQRDAADYFEYMQEPVASCFLSLTLTNLKDAEHEVAKRSTDEQSLAVCLRSSGKLIGDLFAEPEGDTFSVGWNFNPAFGGKGYAFEGVAEMFAHLFTGRAARRLYAYVEDTNLRSRRLCERLGMRQEGVFQEFISFRNDENAVPIYENTMQFALLRREWLARGGSARSVPL; from the coding sequence ATGATTCCCTGGAACAATCACGATGCAGGTGGAGCAAGCTTCCGGAATTTTCCTGGCTATCTTCAAGCTGGCCGTCCTTGCATGGGCAACTTGATCCGCAATGCAATGGATCACGCCGCACGCGCCACGCTGACTGTCAGCGCAATCGCAGGTGGAATTGAGTTGCGGGATACTGGCAAGGGCGTAAATCCGTCGACCTTGCCGTTTATTTTTGATCGCGGCTTTACCGCCAGGCAGCCGGATGGCCATGCTGGCGATAAGACGACCTGGGGTTGGCTCCCGCTTCCTGGGCTTGCAGTGGAAACGGCCGGGTGCGGAGCTTGGGATTCATTCATCAAAGGAAAAGCAATGGAGACGATTACGTCAAGCCGCCTTGTCTTGAGGCCCTTCGCTCAGCGAGATGCCGCGGACTATTTCGAGTACATGCAGGAACCCGTTGCAAGCTGCTTCCTGTCGCTAACGCTCACGAACTTGAAGGATGCCGAGCACGAAGTCGCAAAGCGGAGCACCGACGAACAAAGCCTCGCGGTATGTTTGCGCTCCTCTGGCAAGCTCATCGGGGATCTCTTTGCCGAGCCGGAGGGCGACACCTTCTCGGTGGGATGGAATTTCAATCCCGCTTTCGGGGGAAAGGGCTATGCGTTCGAAGGCGTGGCCGAGATGTTCGCCCACCTTTTTACCGGGCGCGCGGCGCGTAGGTTGTATGCCTATGTGGAAGACACCAACCTTCGTTCTCGAAGACTGTGCGAACGACTCGGGATGCGTCAGGAGGGGGTCTTCCAGGAGTTCATATCTTTCAGGAACGATGAAAATGCCGTTCCGATCTACGAGAACACCATGCAGTTCGCCCTTCTCAGGCGCGAGTGGTTAGCCCGGGGCGGGAGCGCGCGCTCCGTGCCTCTTTAG
- a CDS encoding Bug family tripartite tricarboxylate transporter substrate binding protein, protein MSMLLRLVFLCVGALCAAQAGAAGNPAGPLRLVVGFPPGGGTDGAARIIAEKLPSLLHQPTIVENRGGAGGTLGALNVARAAPDGNTLFFGTSAELIINPVTRKTAPYDVLEQFTPIGEVGSVSFVLVVPSASPITSVQSLIDRAKAQPERLNFSSFGIGSTNHMIGELFLSRTGIKATHIPYQGSAPAMSALLANEVDFTFETAAVALPQIKSGKLRALATPSPARLRDLPDTPTLQELGFQDLAAEGWMGVFAPANMAPDVAQRLNAALNSVLHMPDVREKLIARGVDVSPGTAGQFHDMLAAEQGKWRRVAQESGISLD, encoded by the coding sequence ATGAGCATGCTGCTCCGTTTGGTCTTCTTGTGCGTGGGCGCGCTGTGCGCGGCTCAGGCCGGCGCCGCCGGCAATCCCGCGGGCCCCCTACGTCTGGTAGTCGGCTTTCCTCCTGGCGGGGGCACCGATGGGGCCGCCCGCATCATTGCGGAAAAACTCCCCTCGCTTCTGCACCAGCCCACGATCGTCGAGAACCGCGGCGGCGCCGGGGGCACGTTGGGGGCATTGAACGTGGCGCGGGCGGCGCCCGATGGCAACACGCTGTTCTTTGGCACCAGCGCCGAATTGATCATCAACCCAGTGACCCGCAAGACGGCACCATACGACGTGCTCGAACAATTCACGCCGATTGGCGAAGTGGGTAGCGTCAGCTTTGTCCTGGTCGTGCCCTCCGCCTCGCCCATCACCAGCGTGCAATCACTGATCGACCGTGCCAAGGCGCAACCCGAACGCCTGAATTTTTCGTCCTTCGGCATTGGATCAACCAATCACATGATCGGCGAGTTGTTCCTGTCACGCACCGGGATCAAAGCGACACATATCCCTTACCAAGGCAGCGCGCCGGCAATGAGCGCGTTGTTGGCGAACGAAGTCGACTTCACATTCGAAACCGCGGCGGTCGCTTTGCCCCAGATCAAATCGGGAAAGCTGCGCGCGCTAGCCACGCCGTCCCCTGCACGACTGCGTGACCTGCCGGACACGCCCACCCTGCAAGAGCTGGGCTTTCAGGACCTGGCCGCTGAAGGCTGGATGGGAGTATTCGCGCCCGCTAACATGGCGCCCGACGTGGCACAACGGCTCAATGCCGCCTTGAACTCCGTGTTGCATATGCCCGATGTGCGGGAAAAGCTGATAGCAAGAGGTGTGGATGTGTCGCCGGGTACAGCCGGACAGTTCCACGACATGCTCGCGGCCGAACAAGGAAAATGGCGGCGTGTGGCCCAAGAGTCCGGCATCTCGCTCGACTGA
- the gstA gene encoding glutathione transferase GstA gives MKFYHEVRGCSLAVDIVARELGIALDLQWVNMRTKRLADGTDYLLVNSKGTVPTLQLPDGQYLSEGAVIMQYLADQQPGTTLFAPPGSLTRYRIMEWMSFIAADLHKGGFMPLFKAITPPEYKLIARQYLQGRLQWLNDQLAERDFLMGRHFTIADAHCYTIAMWTRAHDIDTTAWSHLEGYLQRVGARASVCAAEKAAQEEGVRQHAGQP, from the coding sequence ATGAAGTTCTATCACGAGGTACGGGGTTGCTCCCTGGCGGTCGACATCGTCGCGCGCGAACTCGGCATCGCATTGGACCTGCAATGGGTCAACATGCGCACCAAGCGGCTGGCCGACGGGACGGACTACCTGCTCGTCAACTCAAAGGGCACAGTGCCCACCTTGCAATTGCCCGACGGGCAGTACCTAAGCGAAGGAGCCGTCATCATGCAATACCTGGCCGACCAACAGCCCGGCACGACCTTGTTCGCGCCGCCCGGGTCGCTGACTCGCTACCGCATCATGGAGTGGATGAGCTTCATCGCGGCGGATCTGCACAAAGGCGGCTTCATGCCTTTGTTCAAAGCCATCACGCCGCCCGAGTACAAATTGATCGCCCGCCAGTATCTGCAAGGCCGGTTGCAATGGCTCAACGATCAGTTGGCGGAACGGGACTTCCTGATGGGCCGCCACTTCACGATTGCGGACGCCCATTGCTACACCATCGCCATGTGGACCCGCGCCCACGATATCGACACAACCGCATGGTCCCATCTGGAAGGCTACCTGCAACGGGTCGGCGCTCGTGCCAGCGTATGCGCCGCCGAAAAGGCCGCACAGGAAGAAGGCGTACGCCAACACGCGGGTCAGCCGTAA
- a CDS encoding WD40/YVTN/BNR-like repeat-containing protein, translated as MQGTILVGTAGQGILRSADSGASWHRLGLKEAIEFDGVVRCLAVDPSDPARVFAGADAGICLSTDGGAHFRRLESPANGQTVWALALDPSNPALVYAGTGAPSRARMFRSADGGQTWDTLPVELPEFCAGVNRPRILAIAVDPANGEVWFGVEEGGAWRSRDQGDSWQRVDEAANGIVSGDIHAISVLPSRGKLPRTHLICTVNSVYTNVDNGEGTWQGASSADRFDGMYYTRTIQPLPDGEDTLLLAVGDGTPGTRTRIYRSEDRGRTWASAILHSPPNSTFWAFGVHAADPSLVFAGTKYGHLFRSMDGGRSWFKEWRDFSEITSVAWTPFVAPIKAHPQSRLQSLAT; from the coding sequence ATGCAAGGCACGATCTTGGTGGGGACTGCGGGGCAGGGCATATTGCGAAGCGCCGACAGCGGCGCGAGCTGGCACCGGCTAGGTCTGAAAGAGGCGATTGAGTTTGATGGAGTCGTGCGCTGCCTGGCGGTAGACCCGTCCGACCCCGCCCGTGTGTTCGCGGGCGCGGATGCCGGTATCTGCCTGAGCACCGACGGCGGAGCGCACTTTCGGCGGCTGGAGTCTCCGGCCAATGGGCAGACCGTGTGGGCCCTGGCACTGGACCCGAGCAACCCCGCGCTTGTCTACGCGGGTACAGGGGCACCGTCGCGCGCGCGCATGTTCCGTTCCGCCGATGGCGGCCAGACGTGGGATACGTTGCCGGTCGAGTTGCCGGAGTTCTGCGCCGGTGTGAATCGGCCGCGTATTCTGGCCATTGCCGTGGATCCCGCCAATGGCGAGGTCTGGTTCGGGGTCGAAGAGGGCGGCGCGTGGCGCAGCCGCGATCAGGGCGATTCCTGGCAGAGGGTTGACGAGGCCGCCAACGGAATCGTCAGTGGTGACATCCACGCCATCAGCGTTTTGCCGTCGCGCGGCAAGCTCCCGCGAACGCACCTGATCTGCACAGTCAATTCGGTCTACACCAACGTCGACAACGGCGAAGGCACCTGGCAAGGCGCCAGTTCGGCGGATCGCTTCGATGGCATGTACTACACCCGCACGATCCAGCCACTGCCTGACGGCGAGGACACCCTGTTGCTGGCGGTTGGCGATGGCACGCCTGGCACGCGGACTCGGATATATCGCTCCGAAGACCGCGGCCGCACTTGGGCCAGCGCGATTTTGCATTCGCCGCCGAACTCGACCTTCTGGGCCTTCGGCGTGCATGCGGCCGATCCGTCGCTCGTGTTTGCCGGCACGAAGTATGGGCATCTGTTCCGGTCGATGGATGGCGGACGCAGCTGGTTCAAGGAGTGGCGTGATTTCAGTGAGATCACCTCGGTGGCGTGGACACCGTTCGTCGCGCCGATCAAGGCCCACCCCCAATCCCGGTTGCAGAGCCTGGCTACGTGA
- a CDS encoding amino acid synthesis family protein: MKTHNFSAFHIRKWYLQIEDSLAGETGAPADGEPLRKIVIAACIHNPYAGRYVQDLSAWIDASPELGQEFGRRIREAAAGRAIESYGKACLVGMDGEYEHGNALLTNPAANPVRDGLGGAKSWVPSTGKRGAPGTAIDIPLAHKDALYVRSHYDTVTAQFNDGPNRDEVVLVWAFATRGRLNARLGGLRASEVKGLDGLC, translated from the coding sequence ATGAAGACCCATAATTTCAGCGCCTTCCATATCCGCAAGTGGTATCTGCAGATCGAGGATTCCCTGGCAGGAGAAACCGGCGCGCCCGCGGATGGCGAGCCATTGCGAAAGATCGTCATTGCCGCCTGCATCCACAATCCCTATGCTGGCCGCTATGTCCAGGACCTGTCCGCGTGGATCGACGCTTCGCCCGAACTGGGGCAAGAGTTTGGCCGCCGCATCCGCGAGGCAGCTGCGGGAAGGGCGATCGAGAGCTATGGCAAAGCGTGCCTGGTAGGGATGGACGGAGAATATGAGCATGGCAATGCCCTGCTCACCAATCCCGCGGCCAACCCTGTGCGGGATGGCCTGGGAGGCGCCAAATCCTGGGTGCCGTCCACCGGCAAGCGCGGCGCGCCCGGCACGGCCATCGATATTCCCCTGGCGCATAAGGACGCGCTCTATGTGCGGTCGCACTACGACACCGTCACGGCGCAATTCAACGATGGCCCGAACCGTGACGAAGTCGTGCTGGTCTGGGCGTTCGCAACACGGGGACGGCTGAACGCGCGCCTGGGCGGATTGCGCGCTTCCGAAGTGAAGGGGCTTGACGGCCTCTGCTGA
- a CDS encoding alpha/beta fold hydrolase, protein MNRRDYSLTVSGLGLHVVEWGEVDGYPIVMLHGIRGYAETFSRLAAALQPGVRVIAFDQRGRGDSDWDPGWNYYVDAYVADLEGVTGELGLGRFDLLGHSLGGINAIVYAARHPQRVRQLVIEDAGPGAFEVSAGASRICQELQTTPERFASWDEASAFMRALRPSVSDAARQERLASMLKPAAEGGFTWRYDHAGIAATRLNPDPARVVDLEPYVRAIACDTLVVRGGRTDYLQPDMVRRMCDLNPRLQWVEIPDAGHYVHDDQPVLFAEAVRAFLSGQRAADA, encoded by the coding sequence ATGAATCGTCGCGACTATTCGCTGACCGTATCCGGGCTGGGCCTTCATGTCGTTGAATGGGGCGAGGTCGACGGTTATCCCATTGTCATGCTCCATGGCATCCGAGGCTACGCCGAGACCTTTTCGCGCTTGGCGGCCGCATTGCAACCCGGGGTGCGGGTGATCGCCTTCGACCAACGTGGCCGAGGCGATTCCGATTGGGACCCCGGCTGGAATTACTATGTGGACGCCTATGTGGCGGACCTGGAGGGCGTCACCGGGGAACTGGGGCTGGGACGATTCGATTTGCTGGGGCATTCGCTGGGGGGCATCAACGCCATTGTGTACGCGGCGAGGCATCCGCAGCGGGTCCGCCAGTTGGTCATCGAAGACGCGGGACCGGGAGCTTTTGAAGTCAGCGCGGGGGCCTCGCGTATCTGCCAGGAACTTCAGACCACGCCGGAGCGGTTCGCGTCATGGGACGAGGCCTCGGCGTTCATGCGTGCGTTGCGCCCTTCTGTCAGCGACGCGGCGCGCCAGGAGCGTTTGGCCAGCATGCTCAAGCCGGCAGCGGAGGGGGGCTTTACCTGGCGCTACGATCATGCGGGCATTGCCGCAACCCGCTTGAACCCGGATCCCGCGCGGGTCGTAGACTTGGAGCCATATGTGCGGGCGATTGCGTGTGATACGTTGGTGGTACGCGGCGGGAGGACGGACTACTTGCAGCCCGACATGGTGCGGCGCATGTGTGACCTCAATCCGCGTCTTCAATGGGTCGAGATCCCGGATGCCGGCCATTATGTCCACGATGACCAGCCTGTCCTGTTTGCTGAAGCGGTGCGGGCATTCCTGAGCGGCCAGCGTGCCGCGGACGCCTGA